In Capillimicrobium parvum, a genomic segment contains:
- a CDS encoding zinc-dependent alcohol dehydrogenase family protein, with translation MPSEPFLHGAASGDPLTAGRLKVRGAVLREMGRAAPYARSRPLEICELELAGPGPGELLVRIRAAGLCHSDLSVIDGSRPRVMPMVLGHEASGEVVGTGEGVGDFAAGDRVVLTFVPSCGHCPACLDGRAALCEPGAVANTAGELLGGGRRWGDLDGHPLHHHLGVSAFADHVVVSARSAVRVGPDLPFEVAAVFGCAVLTGAGAALHSAEVGVGESVAVFGLGGVGLAALLGAVAAGATTIVAVDTIASKLDLARELGATHAVPAGEAAVAQVRELTGGGAHKAIETVGNERVLADAYAATRRGGTTVTVGLPDPSRMLTIPAVSLVTEERTLRGSYLGSSVPARDVPRFVDLYAAGRLPVDRLLTHRLTLDEINEGFDRLARGEAVRQAVVFD, from the coding sequence ATGCCCTCCGAGCCCTTCCTGCACGGCGCCGCCAGCGGCGATCCGCTCACCGCCGGACGCCTCAAGGTCCGTGGCGCGGTGCTTCGCGAGATGGGACGCGCCGCGCCCTACGCGCGGTCGCGCCCGCTCGAGATCTGCGAGCTGGAGCTCGCTGGTCCGGGCCCGGGCGAGCTGCTCGTCCGCATCCGGGCGGCCGGCCTGTGCCACTCCGACCTGTCGGTGATCGATGGCTCGCGCCCGCGCGTGATGCCGATGGTGCTCGGCCACGAGGCCAGCGGCGAGGTCGTCGGGACGGGCGAGGGGGTCGGCGACTTCGCGGCCGGCGACCGCGTCGTGCTCACGTTCGTGCCGTCGTGCGGGCACTGCCCGGCGTGCCTCGACGGCCGCGCCGCGCTCTGCGAGCCGGGCGCGGTCGCGAACACCGCCGGCGAGCTGCTCGGCGGCGGCCGGCGCTGGGGCGACCTCGACGGCCATCCGCTCCACCACCATCTCGGCGTCTCGGCGTTCGCCGACCATGTCGTCGTCTCGGCGCGCTCCGCCGTGCGCGTGGGGCCCGACCTGCCGTTCGAGGTCGCCGCCGTGTTCGGCTGCGCGGTGCTCACCGGCGCCGGCGCCGCGCTGCACAGCGCCGAGGTCGGCGTGGGGGAGAGCGTCGCGGTCTTCGGGCTCGGCGGGGTCGGCCTGGCCGCGCTGCTCGGCGCCGTCGCCGCGGGCGCCACGACGATCGTGGCGGTCGACACCATCGCGTCGAAGCTGGACCTCGCGCGCGAGCTGGGCGCGACGCACGCCGTGCCCGCGGGCGAAGCCGCGGTGGCGCAGGTCCGCGAGCTCACCGGCGGCGGCGCCCACAAGGCGATCGAGACGGTCGGCAACGAGCGGGTGCTCGCCGACGCCTACGCCGCGACCCGCCGCGGCGGCACCACGGTCACCGTCGGCCTGCCCGATCCGAGCCGCATGCTCACGATCCCGGCGGTCTCGCTCGTCACCGAGGAGCGCACGCTGCGCGGCTCATACCTGGGCTCGAGCGTGCCCGCCCGCGACGTGCCCCGCTTCGTCGATCTCTACGCCGCAGGCCGCCTGCCCGTGGACCGGCTCCTGACCCACCGGCTCACGCTCGACGAGATCAACGAGGGCTTCGACCGGCTCGCACGCGGCGAAGCCGTGCGCCAGGCCGTCGTGTTCGACTGA
- a CDS encoding GGDEF domain-containing protein, translating to MSTPRRFTLVTSATELPPVPLVPAERDERATMARWGGALWLLAAAVAGAGQLVPGVPHDHSGLVWALVAGLGAYGAACLWGVIPWARLSINWHVAAVLAFQPLLALGLWATGGINSYVTPILPLAMLYIAYFFPTRMAWIGISALVLAAASPLIYTPIDEDLALARVLAFALACEGFTLTLQALKGRLISAERRQRELAHVDPLTGLANRRGFDLALTNALRAAGAPTQGRRSSDTAPRVALLIVDVDDFKLVNDRYGHTAGDAVLRQLALRAGIAIRPGDCLARIGGDELALVAPGAGERGALRLSSALLRAASEVRPAPDAPPLSLTVAWALYPRDGHDEDALFQVADQRLHASKGHRPAHRSR from the coding sequence ATGAGCACACCCCGCCGCTTCACCCTCGTCACGTCAGCGACCGAGCTGCCGCCCGTCCCCCTGGTGCCCGCCGAGCGCGACGAGCGCGCGACGATGGCGCGCTGGGGCGGGGCGCTCTGGCTGCTCGCCGCCGCGGTCGCCGGCGCCGGCCAGCTGGTGCCGGGCGTCCCGCACGACCACAGCGGCCTCGTCTGGGCGCTCGTCGCGGGCCTGGGTGCGTACGGCGCCGCCTGCCTGTGGGGCGTCATCCCCTGGGCGAGGCTGTCGATCAACTGGCACGTCGCGGCGGTCCTCGCCTTCCAGCCGCTCCTCGCCCTTGGCCTGTGGGCCACCGGCGGGATCAACTCCTACGTCACCCCGATCCTGCCGCTGGCGATGCTCTACATCGCCTACTTCTTCCCGACCCGGATGGCGTGGATCGGGATCAGCGCGCTCGTGCTCGCCGCTGCGAGCCCGCTCATCTACACGCCGATCGACGAGGACCTGGCGCTGGCGCGGGTCCTCGCGTTCGCGCTCGCATGCGAGGGCTTCACGCTGACGCTGCAGGCGCTCAAGGGCCGGCTCATCTCCGCGGAGCGCCGCCAGCGCGAGCTCGCGCACGTCGACCCGCTCACCGGGCTCGCCAACCGCCGCGGCTTCGACCTCGCGCTGACGAACGCGCTCCGGGCCGCCGGGGCCCCCACCCAGGGCCGGCGCTCGAGCGACACCGCCCCGCGCGTCGCGCTCCTCATCGTCGACGTCGACGACTTCAAGCTCGTCAACGACCGCTACGGCCACACCGCCGGCGACGCCGTGCTGCGCCAGCTCGCCCTCCGCGCGGGCATCGCCATCCGGCCGGGCGACTGCCTGGCGCGCATCGGCGGCGACGAGCTCGCCCTGGTCGCTCCGGGCGCGGGCGAGCGCGGGGCGCTGCGGCTGTCCTCGGCGCTCCTGCGCGCGGCCTCGGAGGTGCGCCCCGCACCCGACGCGCCGCCCCTCTCGCTCACCGTGGCCTGGGCGCTCTACCCGCGCGACGGGCACGACGAGGACGCGCTGTTCCAGGTCGCCGACCAGCGCCTGCACGCGAGCAAGGGCCACCGGCCCGCACACCGCTCCCGCTGA
- a CDS encoding ArnT family glycosyltransferase: MTRRFVVAILGFMALAFALRLWYASASPIVGTGGDPAWYHGVANRLADGLGFTSPPRTGARVGAPTAFHPPLFPLLLAAGSELGLDSFRQHQAIGCLLGALTVGGIGLIARRLAGEVAGATAAGMAAIYLPLIGDSSTLFSEALYGLTIVGVLLAALRVLERPTVAHAALLGVAVALAALTRGEGLALILLALPLCRRGGPGTGARVAATLGACAIVVAPWAIHSSAAMDRPVLLSTNVGSALAGANCRSTYGSGPLQGSWDLGCLLASGQRRALSPNEAVQSERWRREAVDYARDHAGRVAVVVVVRELRTWSLWKPRDSIRLDAFVFGQPLRWGWWTLASTWVVLALAGYGAVLLWRRSRAELAVLAAPIVLVVAFTAVTYGASRFRAAAEIPLVVLAALAAVELVRRIGRRRAWA; this comes from the coding sequence ATGACGCGGCGCTTCGTCGTCGCGATCCTCGGGTTCATGGCGCTCGCCTTCGCGCTGCGCCTGTGGTACGCGTCGGCGTCGCCGATCGTGGGCACGGGCGGCGACCCCGCCTGGTACCACGGCGTCGCCAACCGCCTCGCCGACGGCCTCGGCTTCACGAGCCCGCCGCGGACCGGCGCACGCGTGGGCGCGCCGACCGCCTTCCACCCGCCGCTGTTCCCGCTCCTGCTGGCGGCGGGCTCGGAGCTCGGCCTCGACAGCTTCCGCCAGCACCAGGCGATCGGGTGCCTGCTCGGCGCGCTGACGGTCGGCGGCATCGGCCTCATCGCACGGCGCCTGGCCGGCGAGGTCGCGGGCGCCACCGCGGCTGGGATGGCGGCGATCTACCTGCCGCTCATCGGCGACTCGAGCACGCTGTTCAGCGAGGCGCTGTACGGGCTCACCATCGTCGGGGTGCTGCTCGCCGCGCTGCGGGTGCTCGAACGGCCGACCGTCGCGCATGCCGCGCTCCTCGGGGTCGCGGTGGCCCTCGCCGCGCTGACCCGGGGCGAGGGGCTCGCGCTCATCCTCCTCGCGCTGCCCCTGTGCCGGCGCGGCGGGCCGGGGACGGGCGCCCGGGTCGCGGCGACGCTGGGCGCCTGCGCGATCGTCGTGGCGCCCTGGGCGATCCACTCGAGCGCCGCGATGGACCGGCCGGTGCTGCTCTCGACGAACGTCGGCTCGGCGCTCGCGGGGGCCAACTGCCGGTCGACGTACGGCTCCGGGCCGCTGCAGGGCTCCTGGGATCTCGGCTGCCTGCTGGCCTCCGGGCAGCGCCGCGCGCTCTCGCCCAACGAGGCCGTGCAGTCCGAGCGCTGGCGCCGCGAGGCCGTCGACTACGCGCGCGATCACGCCGGACGCGTCGCGGTCGTCGTCGTCGTCCGCGAGCTGCGCACCTGGAGCCTCTGGAAGCCGCGCGACTCGATCCGCCTCGACGCGTTCGTCTTCGGCCAGCCGCTGCGGTGGGGATGGTGGACGCTCGCGAGCACGTGGGTCGTCCTGGCGCTCGCGGGGTATGGCGCCGTGCTGCTGTGGCGGCGCTCCCGGGCCGAGCTCGCCGTCCTCGCCGCGCCGATCGTGCTCGTCGTCGCCTTCACGGCGGTGACATATGGCGCCTCGCGCTTCCGCGCCGCGGCGGAGATCCCGCTCGTGGTGCTGGCCGCGCTCGCGGCCGTGGAGCTCGTCCGGAGGATCGGGCGGCGCCGCGCGTGGGCGTGA